The Cryptococcus gattii WM276 chromosome D, complete sequence region tttcccttcatCCTACTTGCATCACAGCCAAACCCATGTCCCCGCACTCATTCGACCCTCTTTTCCGCCTGCTCATTCCTCCCCTAATGTTTTCTATCCGTCACAATCCAATCATGcttctccatcatcttATCAAGCATGCACAGTTCCCTCTTCACCGGGCGAGTCTCCTTCTGGAGCTGCTTTTTCTCAATCCAATTCGCAATCCCGTCGACTCGCTCGCCCAAAACCGCTAAAAAAGTCATCATCAACTAATGGCAAACATCGTAACGTGCAGATGTCTCTTGAAGTCAAAGTGGAGAAGGCCAAGGGATTCCATTCGTTCTTTGTGCCGCACTGCAAAGGCGGCGTACctcctgctcctccttGCAGCCCGGTATTAGGGCACGGGAATCTGAGGGAACGGAGAGACATGGATGAGGGGAGCGAAGCGACCTCTGCAGACTATTTTGGCACATGGTCAAAGCACACTGAAAAAGAAAGTGAACAATGGGTAGAAAACGTCGAAAATGGTATGGAAGTGGACAGGACATGATGGGTTTTTAATGGTGTAGCGGTATGGCCTGAGCGTGTAATGGGGGTCGCCAGATTAGACGATAGACGGGGCAAGAGTTTATCATTAAAATGTTGTATCAATCTTTACAGACAAGTCATAGTTATAAGCAATCCTTGTTTTCATTTGTGACATCAtccatcctcttcaacGGGGGCGTATAGCACTTCTGCAAAGTGGATATTCCCGATGCATTTGACATTGTAACACACATTTTCTCCCCTGCATTGTGGTTTGTACGAATTGACAGCCGCTGGAATGGAAACGTTATGGTGAGCTTGCTTGATTTAACTTCGGTACTGTTTGTTTGTTAGTTACAGTTGTGCTGATCCCTGGGGCAGCGCAACCTGGTTACTCACACTGCCATTGATTGTCACATATTCCTATGGGCAACTAGTGAGTAACATGCAAATTGTGGGTAAACCTGTTTCAAACATAACTCACATGGGAGAAATCACAGGTCCAAACTTTAGCTTCTTCGTGACCATCACCCAAATCCACCTCAACTTCCAGATCCTCCTCCGCTAGAATCACGCTGGCGCGGCCTTCATCTATATTGGCTTCAGGCTCACCATTGGTAAGCAAGCGAAGGGGCGTGGAGTCGGGAATATTAGCAGAGGGAATAAAAGAGACGGAGACCCGGTTAGGAATAATTGCTTGCGCAGTAGGAGTGTAACCGCTGCATCCATAATCAGCAAAGGTCCTGCCTGCAGTGCACTTGCAGTGCACTTACACAGCACAGAGAATACGACCCCAATTGGCATCTATTGTATAACATTAGCACTGTCTTGATCATATGATAATCTCACCTTCTCCATACATAGCCGTCTTGAACAAAGATGAATTCGCGATGCTCTTGGCGACAGCTTGGGCAGTTTCGTACGAAGGAGCGTTCTGATGAGACAACGATTGCTGAGCCTCCTTTCCCAGATGCTTTTCAGGCAACTCACCTTGACGCGAATGGTTACGAATTTAGTGGCGCCTTCACCGTCCCTAACGACCAGCTGAGCCAGCTCCTCAGCAAAAGACCTCAGCTCTTCTCTGAAAACCTTGTACTCTTCGGGATTTCCGTCTTCAGTGATTTCCTCCATAGCTTCAGCTGTCTCTCGACCCTGAGCGTCAAGCTTACCGGCTGCCCCATTGGCAAGACAGATGATTGAATCATTAGTACTCATATCACCGTCAACAGTGATGTTGTTGAAGCTTCTGTCGACAGCATAATTTAGTGCAGACTGCAGAGCGGAAGGGCTAATGGCAGCATCGGTAGCAATCACACCAAGTAGGGTAGCATGAGGCGGTTGAGGCGGTCCCATGGAGGGAGCGATCATACCGGCTCCTTTATCGATACCGGCTATGCGCACCAGGCGTTCACCAAGCTTAAATGACTTGGCGCGCAATTTGGGGAATGTGTCTGTGGTCATGAACGCCTTGGAAAGGTCGAGCCACGATTTGGGCGAATCATCAAGGGATCGCACAAGCTCAGGGATCTTGGAAACAATTGATGTTATGGGAAGGTGTTGACCAATGACGCCTGTAGACATCACCAATGTCCCTATTCCAGGCTGACCAGGCGGGAGCTGGGAAGTTACAGTATTGGACATATCCCAGGCATCTTCGAGGCCTTTCTTGCCGGTGACCGCATTAGCACAACCGGAATTGACAATAAAGCCCCTAGCTCGTCCACCGCCGGATTGCAAAAGCTCAGTGGTCACTGTCACTGGTGCGGCTTTGAACACATTCCTTGTCAAACAGGCCGCCGCAGATGCAGGCTTATCTGTGGTAGAAACAAGTATACCAAGGTCAAGGGCCCCTGCCTTCTTTTTGACGGACGCATGGGTCGAAGCCACAGCATAGCCTAAGGGGAGTACTTCCGGGGAGTACGAGTGGATGTGATGTTCTTTGGAAGGCGGGGATTTGGTGGCTGATGTAGATGCGGCGCGAGCCAAGGACGGGATGGCTCTTGCCAAGGCTGACGGGGCTGGAATACTCGGGGGCATTTGTGTGTAGCAGAAAGAAAAGAGTTGACGTCAGAGACAGTCGAGCGCTCTCATAAAGAGAATAATGTTCCTCGAGTCGGTTTACGCGTGACTCATTATCACTCTCAtactattattattattgctgctgctgctgttgttgctgcCGTTGATGGATATCCCCTCTTTAACTCCGAATTTCCCCTCACTTTTCTCCTTTATTCTCATGCATGACCCTCATAATCTCCTAGTAAACACCCACTCTTAGGCTGGAAAAAATTAGCTCTACATTTCTTTACTCTTTCCATACATGCATCTATCAAGCACGGCTGTGAAAGGCGTCTATTATCTCAAACGACCGGTGCCTGACTGACGTGTAATTGTCGTTATATCAAAATCCGCGGCCGCCGCCACACCACGCAATCAaagcagcagcagcatgcatcattcatcatcatgCCATGCATGCATGATATGATGATGACGGAAGGCGATGGTGGTGATTGACATGACACCTCGGACTAATATTAAATACTAATAACAACGAATACTCGATGAGCCAGCCGCTTTCTTGGGTCTGATATGTTTACCCTGCTGGCTGCAGTAGTAGCCGTAAACGTAGTTCTATAACTTCTGTATTCTCGTCGTGCTACAGCCTTCGTTCTTGGTTGGCCTCCTCGCTATAACCCATAAAACCCATAATATAAATGCACTAACTGTTTTTATGATTCCGACGAAAAAACGCACCCACCCATCCCGAAGACTTCCCTGTGCAATCACTTTTTGCACCTAAATGCCCCCATAATGGTCGCTCGCCGCATCCTCGAGGCTGACCTCCTGCAACTGTCCATACGCAGCGAGTCACTCGTATCAACCATGACCACcaacttcctcttctgGTGTCTCCTTCCCTGCCAGTTACTTTTCTCGAGCTTGACGACCATTCAAACCAAATGATGGCAGCAATCACCATAACTCGGGTGCCTGCAACTTAACGTGTCATGCCCCATCATGCTATGCAGGAGGATATATGAGGATGCTGATGGTACGACTCTTCAATTGCTAAACCAAGGTTTAGTGCATGCTGTGCCAATATTATTTACTAATGGCCCTGTGCAGCTATTTGTCAACAATTTTAAAATGTTTACATATGCTAAACCAGAACTTTAAGACACTATTTTTGGATAGCGAGTTACTCTGAAGAACAAGGTACGCACGTCTCCCTTCTAAACCAAAATCTTTACAATAACTCAATGAGATCAATCAAAATGTAAAAGGCTGCAAAAGGCAACCTGTGCAAATACAACCGTGCCTTCGCTATGGTGTTCACTGGTGGCTTCAAATATCAAAATTAATCCGTCAGGCGATCCAAAGTGATCACGATGTTACGCATTTGCGGACGAGTCTATCACCTGATCATCGGATCCCAAATTCCGCCTGCACTTGGCGACTATCTTCTTTACTATTTTCTTTACTATGCTCCGGTCCATGTGTCCAATCTTAACAAAGGCGGCAGAATCCAGCAACGTAATAAAAATGTCTTCAATAGCTGCGATCCGGTAATTATCATGCAGCTCAAGCACATCTTGGAACATGCTAGCCCCTATACCAAACAACTCTTAACGGTGAAGGAAAGCCTTCAACGAGACTTCATTTGAGTATGTTCTACAAGATAGCTACCATATATGACCTAACGTTTCCACTGTAGGTAAAGTTGCGCTTACCTCTATTAACCCGAAACAACGTGGTTGTCGTCGATGCAATCGCCCTACAGTCGATGGAAAACGCGGCTATATATGCAAGCTCTGAAAATGAACCCCCAACACTGACCGCGATATCTTCGAAACGGCGTATCAGCGAGAAACGCTCCCACGCTCCCAGTTCCTCAACCCTCCACTTCACTCTGATTTGCCCGCCACAGAGAACATGAATGGTATTCTGACATTCATCTCGTTGAAGGACATAAGCAAATATCATTAGTTACAGAATTTACTTCCCCTCCGCTACTATCTTGACTTCAGGACGAGACCAGACCAGTACAAAGCAAGTAACCGAAGAGCAATTAGATGCCTTGCTAGATACGTGGCAAGGCTTACATGACGGTTAATGCTCCGATCCTATGGAAGAGTGGCCAAGGCTGAGACCTGTCCTACCTTCACTTCTCTCGCCCGCGGGTTTTCCATCCACTTCTGTCTTTTCGCCGTTCTCTTTTGCAGTGATGTCCAGACCCTCGAGCACCTTTCTTATCTATTGCTTCTGTGCTTGATCAGCACTTTAAATATTTCTTTTAGGTCAACAGCGTTGTCTCAAGCGAAGTACAGGACAATCCAACCTCGAGAATAAGTCAGTGAAGGGGCAATGAGATTTTGGTGGTTCAAAACTGTTTCATCCTTATTATAAGCAATTATATATAACTTAATGTCTTTCCGTAGATCTCATTCGACCAGTGTTGTCATCTTCCAATGACTATATCTGCCAGCGGAACAGTAGTATAATCTCTTCAACCTATCGGCGCGACGCCCCTGACAATCAGACTTTTCAGGCAGGCCAGATCTAATCCCTAGAGTGTTTTTTCGTCTGAAGCTTAACGCCATTCTCCAAGAGATCCTCAAAGTAAAGATCTTTGGCAGGCAAATAGGCTGTGCTATAAGGCCGAATCTGCGCGATGATCTCTATGTCATTGGGGCTACAGTTTGTGACAGCTCTCCTTCATTCGCTCGTACCCCGCAGAAGAAAAAACAACACGGTACAATTCCTGTTCCGACCAGGAATTCAACAGCGATCCATATTTCAAAACGATAACAAAAAGTCAAGGGGCAGCAAAAACACCACTAGCTAGGTAGAATGCATCGTAATACCGTACATGAGAACAGAATACGCCCATTGTCGTTTCTGAAGTTGCTCGGCAATGACAAGATACCACTGAACGTAATCCCCAAAACAATATGTAAATCAACGCCATACGACAAATAAATCATTTCCTTCGGGTCATTAAGAAATCCTTTTGTTTCTTGTTGTAATTCATCTTTGCGGAATCTACTCGGTGTCTTTTATTTTTGTGTTTACTGACAGAAAAGGATATTGCATCTCAATCACCAGCAGTTTGCCGCAATTCTTTTGTTGATCCcaaatcttcttcaattGTAACTACTCAATTttcatttccttcttcacaaCACAGCCATAATAAGGTGAATGGTGTCCCCTGTCCCCCATCTCCTAGTAAATGTATACCAATATTATCATCCATTGTCATGTCATGATTAATGACTTGACATCCTTTCATTCGTCGTCGTTCAGATTCAACCGTCATTTTTTTCTCTTTATCTTTTTTGTATGAGAAAATAAAAATGAAATTGGGGAGGGGGGGTCGACCTGAGCAAATTTCTTCATGACCTAGACTAGTTGCACTGATAGCAGAAAGGGCAGCGCCATATTTTTCCCTGACCTGTACGAACACGACAGTCAATAGCGAAAGTTACTTAATAGATAGGACGTTATGATATATATTAATACTGTATGTAATACAATGGCATCTTCACCAGCATACACGCCCCAAATTTAGACTACGGCAGTAGTCACGCTTTTTCCACCTCATTTCATCTGGAATAGAAAGTCGAACGAAGATCATGTGCCGTGTATGGTGGGCTAGTTGTTGTAAGCGACAGACTGCAGAACACTGCAGAAGTAGTAAATTAGGATCCCGAAAGTCAGAAGGTCTTGGACCAGGAAGAAAAGTGGTCGAATTCCGAGTGCTATTTATGTACATAAAATAAGACGTTCCTTGCATTCGTTCTGTGCCAAAACCAAACGATGCTAGTATTATTATAAATAAAATATAAGATACAGATATAACTATTGATAGTGTTGTTTTTGTATCTATCCACTTAGATCATAATACGTACTTCACGGTCCAGAGGTCACAGAGTAGTACATACGTGCAAGTGACACAAAATCACACATCAAAAAAAGATGCACCGCATcacagcagcagcaagTGTAATTAAATAGTCGTCTGGAGTCTGCGCCTAGAGAATTGAGAGACTTGTTAAATCGTTATGATTGAAGAGCCGTATGATTGACAGTCTGAAATCATGATATCTTGAATTGAAAAAACACCCGGAGACTGAAAACTGGAGATTCGTAGATGAAACTCGACTATCGTAGATCGTTGATTGTCCACATGTTTACACGATATGAACTAAAGATTTACTTTCCCGCCTTTGCCTCTTTCGTCATACGGGCATCACACGGGTTCGGCGAACCTTATTCAAAGATAGCCCTGAGATAAGTGTTATGTACGACGCGAGCAAGTCCCTGAAGGATCGCGGGTATGAGATATTCAGGATTTTACAGGTCGTAATCCGCAACTCGGGATTTCTCACCAGTTGCCGACCAGTTACCGTTTGCGGTCTCGCGGCCAGTATTCTCACCAAAAATCAACACAGCACCAAACATTTATAAACCTCACTCccttcctctgcttcttcctcaccGCTCCCCTCCCAACTTCCCACCTTCCCTACTGCCTATATCACGATCCGCTTCTCTCACCTTCCACTTTCTTAtcttttttcctctcctGTCGTTCCTTCGGTGCGTCTGTTTACTCATCCATCAATCAGTCTACCAAGCGGTATACTGATGTGTACCCGTGATCCTTCCTGTCTCTATCCGATCAGTTAAGTGCGCACACAACCCCTCTGCACAGGAATATCTCTCTTTCTGCTTTTCGATATAACAACAGCCTCCTTCCACTTAAACACAACCACATGTAAGCacatcatcctctcctttcGTCTACAAAGAGGATAAGTACTACGTATACAACCGGACCAGGACTGATTTTTACTGTCAATCTAAGTAGTCTGTTAAAATGTACGGTCACTTATCTCTTTCTGCCCTTTCCTTGCTTGCAGTGGCGGCCGCTGCTCCGTTCCAGGAGTCATGGCTTCAGCCTAGGGATTCCCCCGTCTCACATTTATTCAGACGAGCTGCTCCTGATCCCAACGCCAGTGGTCAGTACCATCTTCTACTGCCTTGTAACTTATAAGAGGAGGTTTCACTGATATTCTTGGATAGATTATTTGACTCACTATCCAAGCCCTGGGTCCACTCCGAACATCAGCACCATTCCTCAGGCTTGGTTGGATAAACTCGCTACCGTGCAGTTGCCAAATGTTTCGGTAGCGACAGCTACTGGCGACGTTCCTACGTACCCTAACAATGAGAACGATGGTGACTCGAACATTTGTTCTTTCACCACTCAATGCGTCGAACCCGAAGACCTGTTCTCTCCCCCCGGTGAGAAGATATGGGCCGTGAGTATTGCTTGTCCTGCCGCCCTTCATCCAAAGGATGTCCTTGACGCGCTGTACAGCTTTCCTTCGACGATGGACCCACAGACGTCAGTCCTGGTCTTTACGACTTTCTGGCTCAGAACAACATATCTTCCAAAGCGACTCATTTCATGATCGGTGGTAACGTTGTAACTTCGTATGTCTCGATTGCACCATGTACCTGAAAGTGCTACAATATTGACGTTGTGAATTGTAATAGCCCACAATCAGTTCTCATCGCCGTTAAAGCTGGAGGTCACCTCGCCGTCCACACTTGGTCCCATCCTTATAGTGAGTTTTCGTTGAATTAAAGCACAATTAGCATTAAATCATTTCGTGCAGTGACAACTCTCACCAACGAGCAGGTCGTAGGAGAGCTCGGTTGGACCATGCAAGCACTTGCCGATCTCAATGGTGGTCGAGTTCCCAAATTCTGGAGACCCCCTTATGGAGACGTTGACAACCGTGTTCGAGCTATTGCAAAAGGAGTATTTAGCCTGGAAACTGTTCTTTGGGATGAGGGTGAGCATTTTGCGCCATGATGTGGGCAAGTTGTTGATGGATTACAGACACCAATGATTGGGCTATTACCGACGAGCCAAATCAGTACACTGTCGCGAGCGTTGAAGCTTTCTTCGACACTTTGGTCACTGGCAATCGAACCCAAGGCCTTCTGCTCTTGGAACATGAGTTGGATAACAACACTGTTGAAGTCTTCGAGACGGAGTACCCCAAGGCAATTGCTAATGGATGGACTGTCAAAAATGTGGCCGACGCTTTCAACATGGAGTGGTACCTGAACTCTGGCATGGGTAACGACGACACGGTCACAACTATGTCTGTTGGCGGTACTCTGCCCACCGCCGCCCCAACCAATACTTCTACCTCAGTCGCTTCCGCCACTGCGACCTCGACTGGTTCCGTCGCGGACTCGGCTGGCGTGTCGATCGCCTCTGCGGCTAGCTCCGAAAAATCTTCTTCGTGGGCCATTGCTGAGAGGCCTTCTCTTTTCGTCATCGCATGCGCCCTTGTCTTTGCTGCTACAGTGGTCTAATACAGGCTATGTCCATTTTTTGTCGATCTTTTAGATCATGGactctcattcgcattATATAGGAATCATGGACATATAATTTATTTTGGTTAGCATAGACAGTCACTATAATTAGATTGTAACAGAACACCTCTTTTTTATGAACAACGGACAATTTTATGTATTAGTAGTTCACTAATATTCATCAACATACATTTCTTTTATTTTTGTTCAATAGTACAGGCAAGGTCAACCAAGACGAGAAAGAACATGCATACTATGTTGAGAAGGCATGGTCGAGAGATGATGACGGACGGAACGCAAACTGGAACACGGCGAAGAAAGATGTTGGCTTGCACTATTCGTCGTTGAGTATGATTACGTAACGGTCTCAACAGTGACGGACGAAATTGTGCAAGTCGCGTAGTTAAATACCTGCGTAGTGTGTTGGAAGTCCCCCAAGACCCAGATGTACTTGCGGTTCCGCATCAGGCGCCCGGTCGAGACTCTTGCCGCACTTTGTCGGTATTTAAGCCCTTCCTTCTACGCTTGCATACTTGTGCAGACTGTCCACATTGTTACCAGTCCAAACGATGGACCAGCAACAGACATCCCAGAATGTCTCATCAGACACTCAGCAGTCGGCGAGCCAGCATGTTCCTTCCCAAGTCAAGCCTCGGGCAAGGTTAGGCCCCACCGAGGTGGTCCAACTTCCGGCGTCAGACTCAGAGCCCGATGACGACGAAGGAAATAGTCAGCAAGCAGAGGCCGAGGAAGACGGGGATCCCGACTTCTTGAAAGACTACCCAGATGACACAGAGGTGGGATCAGCACTCGTAGAGCGTCAGCACGTATCATTTGCTAACGGAAGCACAGGATCTTCAACTGTTGCATCTCCGCTTGAAAACACCTCTACTCGTACCCCTCAACTTCCCCAGATTCGGGAACCATTTGAAAAGATTATGTCTGCGTCAAAACGAGCTTACCTCACCGCTGCCGTCAGAGGCGTTTACCAATTTGGCGGAACTAGGAGAGCTTGATTTTTATGATAATAGACTCGGACCCCTCGTGAGGGATGAGGAGTTGGCTGGATGTCCCAATATTAGGTGCGTTGAGGGTCATTTGCGCAGGATTTCAGAAGTTGAAACTCTTTTCAGCACACTGGATCTCAGCTTTAATAATATTCGGCACGCACCCTCCCTTCCCAGCCTGAAAAATGTGGATACGTTGTATCTCGTTCAAAATAAAATATCGAGGTTAGAGGAAGGCGAACTCGATTGGTGTCAGGAAACCATGAAAAGCCTGGAGTTAGGAGGAAACAGGATTAGAGCCATCGGGAATCTCGACAAATTGATACATCTGGAGGAGTTGTGGTTGGGGAAGAATAAGATTCGTGTGCTTGAGGTCAGGCAAGAATTTGCTGAATCGCTTTGTCATGCTGATCTGGAATATCCAGAATCTGTCCACATTCTCTTCTTTACGCATCCTTTCTTTGCAATCAAATCGCATCACTAAGTTGGAAAATTTAGAGGGATTGGTCAACCTTGAAGAATTGTATCTGTCCCATAACGGCTTACAAAAAATTGAAGGTTTACACAATAATGTATGTCCTCATTTGTTATCATATTTTTGATACTCATGCTAAGTTTAAAATGATGCTCTTCAATAGATCAAGTTGACTACATTGGACGTTGGTAACAACTTCATCAAAGAGATTGAAAATCTTTCTCATCTGTCAAATTTGGAAGAGTTTTGGGTATGTTCATATCACCTTGCATACTAATGAGAATCAGATGCTCAATCATCCCAGGCAAGTAATAATCAAATCACAAGTCTCCACGCATTGGAATCCGAACTTCGTCCCCTAACCAACCTTTGCACTATTTATCTGGAAGGAAATCCGTGTCAGAAGGAAGATATGAGCAACTATAGGCGAAAGATCATGTTATCGTTGCCCCAAGTCAAACAAATTGATGCGACGTGAGTGACAGTAAATTCAGTAAGAGGATTTTGCAATGCTTACAGGAACAAATTTGAGACAGATATGTGAAAGCTTGAACAAGAGACTATTAAAATAGGTTCTCCAAGATAGAAATGTACCACAAACGAGGTAGCATTCCTTCGTAGTCATTGTACAGAAAGATACATGAGATATGCATGACATGGCTGTCAGCAAAGCAAAATAATTGAAAACGTATGAAAACATAATATTCGTACATCTAATTAGCATCCACTGCTATCCGCTTACGACTGTCCTCTATTCACACCGGCTCACAGGACTCGCTCAATTCTCCGTCTCTTCAATTTTCTGTCAGGCtccggagagggagcgGGAGTCGCCTCGTCCAATAACTTGAGGGCATCTCGTACTGCCGACGTCTCCACCTCAATATTCCTCCGTTTCTGCTGAGTACTAGGCATATCTGGCGAACCTAACATCGGCTGATGGGGGCGTGGGGAAATCGGATGGGC contains the following coding sequences:
- a CDS encoding arginine biosynthesis-related protein, putative (Similar to TIGR gene model, INSD accession AAW42895.1), with the protein product MPPSIPAPSALARAIPSLARAASTSATKSPPSKEHHIHSYSPEVLPLGYAVASTHASVKKKAGALDLGILVSTTDKPASAAACLTRNVFKAAPVTVTTELLQSGGGRARGFIVNSGCANAVTGKKGLEDAWDMSNTVTSQLPPGQPGIGTLVMSTGVIGQHLPITSIVSKIPELVRSLDDSPKSWLDLSKAFMTTDTFPKLRAKSFKLGERLVRIAGIDKGAGMIAPSMGPPQPPHATLLGVIATDAAISPSALQSALNYAVDRSFNNITVDGDMSTNDSIICLANGAAGKLDAQGRETAEAMEEITEDGNPEEYKVFREELRSFAEELAQLVVRDGEGATKFVTIRVKNAPSYETAQAVAKSIANSSLFKTAMYGEDANWGRILCAVGYTPTAQAIIPNRVSVSFIPSANIPDSTPLRLLTNGEPEANIDEGRASVILAEEDLEVEVDLGDGHEEAKVWTCDFSHEYVTINGSYRS
- a CDS encoding Hypothetical protein (Similar to TIGR gene model, INSD accession AAW43362.1; CND03560); the protein is MSPHSFDPLFRLLIPPLMFSIRHNPIMLLHHLIKHAQFPLHRASLLLELLFLNPIRNPVDSLAQNR
- a CDS encoding Nuclear regulatory subunit of Glc7p type 1 protein serine-threonine phosphatase (PP1), putative; Sds22p (Similar to TIGR gene model, INSD accession AAW42891.1), with protein sequence MDQQQTSQNVSSDTQQSASQHVPSQVKPRARLGPTEVVQLPASDSEPDDDEGNSQQAEAEEDGDPDFLKDYPDDTEDLQLLHLRLKTPLLVPLNFPRFGNHLKRLCLRQNELTSPLPSEAFTNLAELGELDFYDNRLGPLVRDEELAGCPNISTLDLSFNNIRHAPSLPSLKNVDTLYLVQNKISRLEEGELDWCQETMKSLELGGNRIRAIGNLDKLIHLEELWLGKNKIRVLENLSTFSSLRILSLQSNRITKLENLEGLVNLEELYLSHNGLQKIEGLHNNIKLTTLDVGNNFIKEIENLSHLSNLEEFWASNNQITSLHALESELRPLTNLCTIYLEGNPCQKEDMSNYRRKIMLSLPQVKQIDATYVKA
- a CDS encoding chitin deacetylase, putative (Similar to TIGR gene model, INSD accession AAW42893.1) gives rise to the protein MYGHLSLSALSLLAVAAAAPFQESWLQPRDSPVSHLFRRAAPDPNASDYLTHYPSPGSTPNISTIPQAWLDKLATVQLPNVSVATATGDVPTYPNNENDGDSNICSFTTQCVEPEDLFSPPGEKIWALSFDDGPTDVSPGLYDFLAQNNISSKATHFMIGGNVVTSPQSVLIAVKAGGHLAVHTWSHPYMTTLTNEQVVGELGWTMQALADLNGGRVPKFWRPPYGDVDNRVRAIAKGVFSLETVLWDEDTNDWAITDEPNQYTVASVEAFFDTLVTGNRTQGLLLLEHELDNNTVEVFETEYPKAIANGWTVKNVADAFNMEWYLNSGMGNDDTVTTMSVGGTLPTAAPTNTSTSVASATATSTGSVADSAGVSIASAASSEKSSSWAIAERPSLFVIACALVFAATVV